From one Actinopolyspora saharensis genomic stretch:
- a CDS encoding phosphoribosylglycinamide synthetase yields MSGSRKSTADRMLLVMPSHQLVTKAVEAGYRLWTLGDPELFDTAFLAHLREVSENLLFTDFADETEVRRVVARTVRGAGITTVVHCTGGASLMSVVEEAWWLGAYPNPPETVRRLCLDGEPPLSAAPRLGVATFTVDSQHRVVGMTQYRVDSSSRHLVNGYLHPAPLDDGVRQRVEELVLEWLSASRYRSGAAYTEVILTVDGPRLLTCQPRLPPDRVPALMEIAREFDFERAFLDTLSGKLPRIPPAHQYAELGYLLLPEGVLLSYTGTEVIAVTPWVRRASFPYNVGSRLPHPSAKQARHGYVVVEGDSPQLTHARVTQARADLVTDIHSHGEPM; encoded by the coding sequence ATGTCTGGTTCCCGGAAGAGCACGGCGGATCGAATGCTGCTGGTCATGCCGAGCCACCAGCTCGTGACCAAAGCTGTCGAGGCCGGTTACCGCCTGTGGACGCTGGGGGATCCGGAGCTGTTCGACACGGCCTTCCTCGCCCATCTCAGAGAAGTGTCCGAGAATCTGCTGTTCACCGATTTCGCGGACGAAACCGAAGTACGCAGAGTGGTGGCCAGGACCGTCCGTGGCGCCGGGATCACCACTGTCGTGCACTGCACGGGCGGTGCTTCACTGATGTCCGTGGTCGAGGAGGCGTGGTGGCTCGGTGCCTACCCCAACCCTCCCGAGACCGTTCGGCGGTTGTGCCTCGACGGGGAACCACCGCTCTCGGCCGCTCCACGCCTGGGAGTCGCGACATTCACCGTGGACTCCCAGCACCGGGTGGTCGGCATGACGCAGTACCGCGTCGACAGCTCCTCACGACATCTGGTGAACGGATACCTGCATCCCGCTCCGCTCGACGACGGCGTCCGGCAGCGGGTGGAGGAGCTGGTTCTGGAGTGGTTGAGCGCGAGTCGCTACCGGTCCGGTGCCGCTTACACGGAAGTGATCCTCACCGTCGACGGTCCTCGCTTGCTCACCTGCCAACCACGTCTTCCGCCCGACCGTGTCCCCGCCCTGATGGAGATCGCGCGGGAGTTCGATTTCGAAAGGGCGTTCCTGGACACCCTCTCCGGAAAGCTCCCCCGCATACCACCCGCCCACCAGTACGCCGAGCTCGGATACCTCCTCCTCCCGGAGGGGGTGCTGCTCAGCTACACCGGCACGGAGGTCATAGCCGTCACTCCGTGGGTACGGCGAGCCAGCTTCCCGTACAACGTGGGCTCACGGCTCCCCCACCCGAGCGCGAAACAGGCACGGCACGGCTACGTGGTGGTGGAAGGTGACTCCCCGCAACTCACCCACGCGCGTGTCACCCAAGCTCGGGCCGATCTGGTCACCGACATCCACAGTCACGGTGAGCCGATGTGA
- a CDS encoding ParB/RepB/Spo0J family partition protein — protein sequence MIEAGPASSEQAPEHPSPAAPPSVPLDALVEEGSPRISGINQNHVELLSELTEPLPPILVHRPTMRVLDGRHRLWAARRNGRDTVEVTYVDGTETEAFLLAVESNIRHGLPLSLSERKEAAGRILSAHPEWSDRAIAVRTGLSGKTVGALRRERAGEAPGGNLPEAHVGDDGRVRSLRPAEGRLRCRDVLLERGQQASLREVAREAGVSVETVRDVRARLSRGESPLPTGTRGSGTTGGSRRRNTARRSGRTVDPASGLDSLKQDPSVRYSDQGRAVVRWLETHMIREEETNIVRRVPAHQATQIAAIARACAASWDEIARELERGEEK from the coding sequence ATGATCGAGGCTGGTCCCGCGTCCAGTGAGCAGGCACCTGAGCACCCGTCCCCAGCGGCTCCCCCCTCCGTTCCACTCGACGCTCTGGTGGAGGAGGGCTCACCCAGAATCTCTGGGATCAACCAGAATCACGTGGAACTGCTGTCGGAACTCACCGAACCGTTGCCCCCGATCCTCGTACACCGCCCGACCATGCGGGTGCTCGACGGCAGGCACCGACTGTGGGCAGCACGGCGAAACGGGCGGGACACCGTCGAGGTGACCTACGTCGACGGGACGGAGACGGAGGCCTTCCTGCTGGCCGTGGAGTCGAACATCAGACACGGTCTGCCCCTGAGCCTGTCCGAGCGCAAGGAGGCCGCAGGCAGGATCCTGTCCGCCCATCCCGAATGGTCCGACCGCGCCATCGCCGTGCGGACGGGACTGTCCGGGAAAACGGTCGGGGCGCTGCGCCGCGAACGAGCAGGTGAAGCCCCCGGAGGGAATCTGCCCGAGGCACACGTGGGCGACGACGGCCGGGTTCGTTCGCTGCGTCCCGCCGAAGGGCGATTACGCTGCCGGGACGTTCTCCTGGAACGTGGACAACAGGCCTCACTGCGTGAGGTCGCCAGGGAGGCGGGGGTCTCCGTGGAGACGGTGCGGGATGTGCGGGCACGACTGAGCCGTGGGGAGAGCCCACTCCCGACCGGCACCCGAGGAAGCGGAACCACCGGGGGATCGCGGCGACGGAACACCGCCCGGCGGAGCGGCAGGACGGTCGATCCGGCCAGCGGTCTGGACTCGCTGAAGCAGGACCCCTCCGTGCGCTACAGCGACCAGGGACGTGCCGTCGTCCGATGGCTGGAGACCCACATGATCCGGGAGGAGGAGACCAACATAGTACGACGCGTCCCCGCGCACCAGGCCACGCAGATCGCCGCTATCGCCCGGGCCTGCGCGGCCTCCTGGGACGAAATAGCCCGCGAGCTGGAGCGCGGAGAAGAGAAATGA
- a CDS encoding FAD-binding oxidoreductase produces MIDETELTDLTTRAEGPVLVPGGEEYEQELSGFQTAYHHRPAVIVGARTSRDVELAVTFAIKHDLPVAVQATGHGVTVLDEGGVLVTSRRMTGVSVDARNRTARIESGTQWKDVVASTVPHGLAPLSGSAPHTGVVGYTLGGGIGLLGREFGYAADHVRSLDVVGADGVLRHVTPDGDPDLFWALLGGRDNFGIVTALEMELLPVQRLYGGGIYYDAADAEAVFAHFREWTSTAPETITSSVGMIEYPPIPVFPEPLRGRHVVHVRFATTDLESGPDMIRSWRDVATPVFEHLGELGYDEVGSIYREPDFAHSFFGNNVLLGELDPAVLNSVLELAGRTAPVGCIVDLRHLGGAMSRPPRVPNAVPFREAQYILRVLSAVDEDSEETVRAAHQRVYEAVAPWTVGRSLNFVYGRRTEDEFVNEVYDADTLHRLAKLKNRYDPHNVFRRNQNIRPEA; encoded by the coding sequence ATGATCGACGAAACCGAACTTACCGACCTCACGACACGCGCCGAAGGTCCCGTCCTCGTTCCCGGAGGGGAGGAGTACGAGCAGGAGCTGAGTGGATTCCAGACCGCCTACCACCACCGGCCCGCCGTGATCGTCGGAGCACGGACCTCCCGGGACGTCGAGCTGGCCGTGACGTTCGCGATCAAGCACGACCTTCCCGTGGCCGTGCAGGCCACCGGGCACGGAGTAACGGTGCTCGACGAGGGGGGTGTGCTGGTCACCAGCAGGCGCATGACCGGGGTCTCCGTCGACGCGCGGAACAGGACCGCACGGATCGAGTCCGGGACGCAGTGGAAGGACGTGGTGGCCAGCACCGTGCCCCACGGCCTCGCCCCGCTGAGCGGATCGGCACCGCACACCGGCGTGGTCGGCTACACTCTCGGAGGGGGCATAGGACTTCTCGGGCGTGAATTCGGCTACGCGGCCGACCACGTGCGCTCCTTGGACGTCGTGGGAGCCGACGGTGTCCTCCGGCACGTCACCCCGGACGGAGACCCCGACCTCTTCTGGGCCCTGCTCGGGGGGCGGGACAACTTCGGCATCGTGACCGCTCTGGAGATGGAGCTGCTGCCAGTACAGCGTCTCTACGGCGGTGGGATCTACTACGACGCCGCGGACGCGGAAGCGGTCTTCGCCCACTTCCGCGAGTGGACCTCCACCGCTCCCGAGACGATCACCTCCTCCGTGGGGATGATCGAGTATCCACCGATCCCGGTCTTCCCGGAACCACTGCGTGGCAGGCACGTGGTGCACGTGCGGTTCGCCACCACCGATCTGGAGAGCGGTCCGGACATGATCCGTTCCTGGAGGGACGTGGCCACCCCCGTTTTCGAGCACCTGGGAGAACTCGGTTACGACGAGGTGGGATCCATATACCGTGAGCCGGACTTCGCCCATTCTTTCTTCGGCAACAACGTACTGCTCGGCGAACTCGACCCCGCCGTGCTGAACTCGGTGCTCGAACTGGCGGGCCGAACGGCTCCAGTCGGCTGCATCGTGGACCTGCGCCATCTCGGCGGGGCCATGTCCCGCCCCCCTCGGGTCCCCAACGCCGTTCCCTTCCGTGAGGCGCAGTACATTCTGCGCGTGCTCTCTGCCGTGGACGAGGATTCCGAGGAGACCGTCCGAGCAGCACACCAACGTGTCTACGAGGCCGTGGCGCCATGGACCGTGGGGCGTTCGTTGAACTTCGTCTACGGGAGGCGCACGGAGGACGAGTTCGTCAACGAGGTCTACGACGCGGACACGTTGCACCGGCTGGCGAAGCTGAAGAACCGCTACGACCCGCACAACGTCTTCCGCCGCAACCAAAATATTCGCCCGGAAGCCTGA
- a CDS encoding VOC family protein has product MSEVHRDGGSERRAFPVLYTPQVTATVRFYERLGFSRRVQHPSEGEPEFVGMVRDSAELAVAHSDIPARQDVGSVAADGPFELFVLLGDVDGTVRELREQGVPVVREPFDMPWGERVATLADPSGNRVAVASPVDSTRS; this is encoded by the coding sequence GGAACGTCGGGCATTCCCCGTGTTGTACACGCCCCAGGTCACCGCCACGGTCCGGTTCTACGAGCGGCTGGGATTCTCCCGCCGTGTGCAGCATCCGTCCGAGGGCGAACCCGAGTTCGTCGGGATGGTGCGGGATTCGGCCGAGCTCGCCGTGGCCCACTCGGACATCCCGGCGCGCCAGGACGTCGGCTCCGTTGCCGCAGACGGGCCGTTCGAGTTGTTCGTCCTGCTCGGAGACGTCGACGGGACTGTGCGCGAACTTCGTGAGCAGGGGGTGCCGGTGGTGCGGGAACCGTTCGACATGCCGTGGGGCGAGCGGGTGGCCACGCTCGCGGACCCCAGCGGCAACCGGGTCGCCGTCGCCTCTCCGGTGGACTCCACCCGCTCCTGA
- a CDS encoding AfsR/SARP family transcriptional regulator — translation MIDDTVEQGLVFGVLGSLEIRYNGETIPLTGVIKKRLLTMLLLEAGRVVPVSRLVETAWETCAPETAFHQVRKTMAELRRRIPGGESVIVTSGPGYRVDLDENQLDLLRYRNLLRRGHAALEAADNNRATHLLRTALRLWRGPVLDGEGGPAIEAVSSTLQEQRLDAAERLYGILANTGEAASVLDELRSLVEENPLRENLRGQLMLTLYRTGQQAAALEEFRRIRELLADELGIDPGAELSELHERILRQDPSLDPPEQNSAPATPRLLPYDIPEFVGRDRELNRIRQVVDQTGQEAPTILAIDGMGGSGKTALGIRAAHQLADRYTGGALFIDLQGFTPGQEPLGPFHAQGDLLAMVGIPGEQIPNTPTRRDALWQSYTQGHPMLLILDNAASSEQVRRLVPAAAGNLILVTSRPRLTGLEGATWLSLDTLPETDAHEFLRKSLGEQRLSREPGMAAELLRLCGGLPLALRIAAARLANRPRWTIQHLVGRLHNDERRLNELNSEDRGISSTLFLSYQSISDRLRTAFRLLGQHPGRYIDLSEAAALLDTDTTEAEDVLEALVDARLLDSGEPGIYAFHDLVRSFIHRMVQSEHTPDARKAVKRLLDFYAETSTAACDMLFPGRSQYNTRIRKGTGSSEPFADKDVALEWLDRHRESLLAALDLPRERDILWHLAYLPRELGFHSSLRGYDSSANHALEKGIEASRKLEDLELLRFNLTNLAMGQWRLGQLKKAVSRLEEARDLARSMDDQCSEAECVARLGQAYNSLGQLGQALRLSEEANRTARSIGFTRLDGSSLSTLSQVQARLGRYSEAKETAENALEIFDTLGETQLSISTLLYLSQALEGLVRYSEALERTDEALERCGKLSGSSTLLPLVLARHADTLTRMERFDEAAETSTRALAETSNCTNDIHRAAVHLSVGYTSHARGNDQRAENHLSICYEIAHRMELRYEQAYALYGLTKVKIATGDLDAAEKCRAEVAALFALMGVPDDPPLPPRR, via the coding sequence GTGATTGACGATACGGTGGAGCAGGGACTGGTGTTCGGCGTTCTCGGCTCTCTCGAAATCAGATACAACGGGGAAACAATACCCCTGACCGGAGTAATCAAGAAGCGTCTGCTGACCATGCTGCTGCTGGAGGCGGGACGCGTGGTCCCCGTATCACGTCTGGTGGAAACCGCGTGGGAGACATGCGCACCGGAAACGGCGTTCCACCAGGTGCGCAAAACAATGGCGGAACTACGCCGCCGCATTCCCGGCGGGGAGTCGGTGATCGTGACCTCCGGTCCCGGATACCGGGTCGACCTCGATGAGAACCAGCTGGACCTGCTGCGCTACCGGAACCTACTGCGTCGCGGACACGCGGCTCTGGAGGCCGCGGACAACAACAGGGCCACGCACCTCCTGCGCACGGCGTTGCGACTGTGGCGCGGCCCCGTGCTGGACGGCGAGGGCGGACCGGCCATCGAGGCGGTATCCAGCACGCTCCAGGAACAGCGCCTGGACGCGGCGGAACGCCTGTACGGAATCCTGGCGAACACGGGAGAGGCGGCCTCCGTACTCGACGAGCTGCGTTCCCTCGTGGAAGAGAACCCGCTTCGCGAGAACCTACGCGGCCAGCTGATGCTGACGCTCTACCGAACCGGACAACAGGCAGCGGCCTTGGAGGAGTTCCGGAGGATCCGGGAGTTGCTGGCCGACGAGCTCGGCATCGACCCGGGTGCCGAGCTGTCCGAACTGCACGAACGCATCCTCCGCCAGGACCCTTCGCTAGACCCTCCGGAACAGAACTCCGCACCGGCGACACCGCGACTGCTCCCCTACGACATCCCGGAGTTCGTGGGACGGGACCGCGAGCTGAACCGGATACGGCAGGTCGTGGACCAGACAGGACAGGAAGCACCGACCATCCTCGCCATCGACGGCATGGGCGGCAGTGGCAAAACGGCCCTCGGCATCCGTGCCGCCCACCAACTCGCCGATCGCTACACCGGAGGTGCCCTGTTCATCGACCTCCAGGGGTTCACCCCCGGCCAGGAACCACTCGGCCCCTTCCATGCCCAGGGAGACCTGCTGGCCATGGTCGGCATCCCCGGCGAGCAGATCCCGAACACCCCCACGCGACGGGACGCCCTGTGGCAGAGCTACACCCAGGGTCATCCCATGCTGCTCATTCTCGACAACGCGGCCAGCTCGGAACAGGTCCGACGGCTCGTCCCCGCCGCCGCGGGCAACCTGATCCTGGTCACCAGCAGACCGCGCCTCACTGGTCTGGAAGGGGCCACCTGGCTCTCACTCGACACGCTCCCCGAAACCGACGCCCACGAGTTCCTGCGCAAGTCGCTCGGGGAACAGCGGCTCTCCCGGGAGCCCGGAATGGCCGCCGAACTGCTGCGCCTGTGCGGCGGTCTTCCGCTGGCGCTCAGGATCGCTGCGGCCAGACTGGCGAACCGGCCCCGCTGGACCATCCAGCACCTCGTGGGCAGGCTCCACAACGACGAACGACGTCTCAACGAACTGAACAGCGAGGACAGGGGCATTTCCAGCACGCTGTTCCTGTCGTACCAGTCCATCTCCGACCGGCTGCGCACCGCTTTCCGCTTGTTGGGTCAGCATCCCGGCAGGTACATCGACCTCTCCGAGGCGGCAGCGTTGCTGGACACCGATACCACCGAGGCCGAGGACGTCCTCGAAGCGCTCGTCGACGCCCGACTGCTGGATTCCGGCGAACCGGGGATCTACGCCTTCCACGACCTGGTGCGCAGCTTCATCCACCGGATGGTGCAGAGCGAGCACACCCCCGACGCCAGGAAGGCAGTCAAGCGTCTGCTCGATTTCTACGCGGAAACCTCGACAGCCGCCTGCGACATGCTCTTCCCAGGAAGATCCCAGTACAACACTCGTATCCGCAAGGGAACTGGCTCGTCAGAACCGTTCGCCGACAAGGACGTGGCGCTGGAATGGCTCGACCGGCATCGGGAGAGCCTGCTCGCAGCCCTCGATCTGCCCCGGGAGCGGGACATCCTGTGGCACCTCGCCTACCTCCCCAGGGAGCTGGGTTTTCACTCCAGTCTCCGGGGGTACGACTCCAGCGCCAATCACGCACTGGAAAAGGGGATCGAGGCCTCCCGTAAGCTGGAGGACCTCGAGCTTCTCCGTTTCAACCTCACCAATCTCGCCATGGGGCAGTGGCGACTGGGGCAACTCAAGAAAGCGGTTTCCCGACTGGAGGAAGCACGGGACCTGGCACGTTCCATGGACGACCAGTGCAGCGAGGCGGAGTGCGTCGCCCGACTCGGACAAGCGTACAACAGCCTCGGGCAGCTCGGCCAGGCTCTGCGGCTGAGCGAGGAGGCCAACCGGACGGCACGGAGCATCGGGTTCACCCGGTTGGACGGTTCCTCACTGAGCACGCTCAGCCAGGTGCAGGCCCGGCTCGGGAGGTACTCCGAAGCCAAGGAGACCGCCGAGAACGCTCTGGAGATCTTCGACACCCTCGGCGAAACCCAGCTCTCCATCAGCACTCTGCTCTACCTGTCGCAGGCGCTCGAAGGTCTGGTCCGCTACTCGGAGGCACTGGAACGGACGGACGAGGCCCTGGAACGGTGCGGGAAACTCTCCGGTTCCTCCACGCTCCTACCGCTCGTCCTCGCCCGACACGCCGACACCCTGACGCGCATGGAACGCTTCGACGAAGCAGCCGAGACCTCCACGCGGGCCCTCGCCGAAACCTCCAACTGCACCAACGACATCCACCGGGCCGCGGTGCACCTCTCGGTCGGGTACACGAGTCACGCCCGTGGGAACGATCAGCGGGCGGAGAACCACCTCTCCATCTGCTACGAGATCGCCCACCGTATGGAGTTGCGATACGAACAGGCCTACGCCCTGTACGGCCTGACGAAGGTCAAAATAGCCACGGGAGACCTCGACGCCGCAGAGAAGTGCCGCGCCGAGGTCGCCGCGCTCTTCGCCCTGATGGGCGTCCCGGACGATCCACCCCTTCCACCCCGGCGGTGA